The following are encoded together in the Geobacter sulfurreducens PCA genome:
- the lexA gene encoding transcriptional repressor LexA, with protein sequence MQELAPRQQQVLAFITGFIAENGYPPTLREIAAHLKISGTLGVSKHLEALERKGYLRREANSSRGIALVGRTDTALSLPVAGVVRAGLPQPAVEDIEEYFAIDRSMVRGGTFFLRVKGDSMINAAIVEGDLALVRPQATAENRDIVVAMVDGEATLKRFYRQRDQIRLQPENPNMDPIIIRPGEGDVAIIGKVVGIYRPLE encoded by the coding sequence ATGCAGGAACTTGCCCCCCGCCAGCAACAGGTCCTCGCCTTCATCACCGGCTTCATCGCCGAAAACGGCTACCCGCCGACCCTGCGGGAAATCGCCGCCCACCTCAAGATAAGCGGCACCCTCGGGGTCTCCAAGCACCTGGAGGCCCTGGAGCGCAAGGGGTACCTGCGCCGGGAGGCCAACAGCTCGCGGGGGATCGCCCTTGTCGGTCGGACAGACACAGCGCTCTCCCTCCCCGTGGCGGGAGTGGTCCGGGCCGGGCTCCCCCAGCCGGCCGTGGAGGACATCGAGGAGTATTTCGCCATCGACCGGAGCATGGTGCGGGGTGGCACCTTCTTTCTGCGGGTCAAGGGTGACTCCATGATCAACGCCGCCATTGTGGAAGGAGATCTGGCCCTGGTCCGCCCCCAGGCCACGGCGGAGAACCGGGACATCGTGGTCGCCATGGTGGACGGCGAGGCCACCCTCAAGCGCTTCTACCGGCAGCGGGACCAGATCCGCCTCCAGCCCGAGAACCCCAACATGGACCCCATCATCATCCGGCCGGGGGAGGGGGACGTGGCGATCATCGGCAAGGTGGTCGGCATCTACCGACCCCTGGAGTAG
- a CDS encoding RHS repeat domain-containing protein, with translation MGQFSISEVGHFYIAANTYFYHPDHLGGVSAVTNGSGQVVSSTSYLPFGEVRQGGTENYYTGKENDKGAGLYNFEARYVSPELRHFTQADVEEPDLDDPQDLNLYAYAGNNPLSYVDLDGYKKKKKAKLSKREKWMIAHGVDPDHDKTPLKKAKKLFKEGKKYQVAKNISRTKTQSNRMKATNNAAHETESLTNNQVPSDNNIDVNHLPDTSVFIGEYDNSLDKCVEESDDLLSAVENLPGIGDSVTGLKIIEFIKNGDYASASQALTEYAADKLTLTYEVISKLRFIYIQIRCGLFGHKAG, from the coding sequence ATGGGTCAATTTTCGATTTCCGAAGTGGGTCATTTTTACATTGCCGCTAACACCTATTTCTATCATCCTGACCATTTGGGTGGTGTGAGCGCGGTGACCAACGGTTCCGGGCAGGTGGTCAGCAGCACCAGCTATCTCCCCTTCGGCGAGGTCAGGCAAGGCGGCACAGAGAATTATTACACCGGCAAGGAAAACGACAAGGGGGCAGGGTTATACAACTTCGAGGCGCGCTACGTCAGCCCGGAACTGCGGCACTTCACCCAGGCGGATGTCGAGGAGCCCGATCTGGATGATCCGCAGGATCTGAACCTGTATGCGTACGCGGGGAACAATCCGCTCAGTTATGTTGACCTGGATGGCTACAAGAAGAAAAAGAAGGCAAAGCTGTCAAAGAGAGAAAAATGGATGATCGCCCATGGGGTTGATCCGGATCATGACAAGACACCGCTGAAGAAGGCGAAGAAGCTGTTTAAGGAGGGGAAGAAGTATCAAGTCGCAAAAAATATTTCTCGAACCAAAACACAAAGCAACCGAATGAAAGCCACAAACAATGCAGCACATGAAACTGAATCTTTAACAAACAATCAAGTCCCAAGTGACAATAATATTGATGTTAATCATCTACCAGACACTTCTGTGTTTATTGGTGAATATGATAACAGCCTAGATAAATGCGTTGAAGAATCTGATGATTTATTGTCAGCTGTAGAGAATCTGCCTGGTATAGGTGATTCAGTAACTGGATTAAAAATTATTGAATTCATTAAAAACGGTGATTACGCTAGCGCATCACAAGCATTAACTGAATATGCTGCTGATAAATTAACTCTTACCTATGAGGTAATATCAAAACTAAGGTTTATATATATCCAAATCAGATGTGGCTTGTTTGGACATAAAGCCGGATAA
- the istA gene encoding IS21-like element ISGsu6 family transposase — MIGKEECMEVRILKKQGKSIREISRITGLCRNTVRKFLRSTADPRYKERAKRPGKLDPFKAFLEERVKAALPHRIPAPVLAREIKSFGYDGGERTVRTFLATLYSRITPEPVVRFETEPGKQMQADWCELRKGKHPLYAFVGTLGFSRDSFVVFTTSQAFDVLRECHEMAFSFFGGVPREVLYDNMKTVVLERNAFGEGNHRFHTGLWDTAKHFGYIPRLCKPYRAKTKGKVERFNRYLRYSFYYPLVSRLKQAGLTLDVATANIEVRKWLNEVANCRIHGETGERPCDRLEIERSAMLPLPPRLAVEPDKPQVIAAMPWPVIPLQRPASFYDQILQEGRL; from the coding sequence ATGATCGGAAAGGAAGAGTGTATGGAAGTCAGAATTCTCAAGAAGCAGGGCAAGAGCATCCGGGAGATCTCGCGTATCACCGGACTTTGCCGCAACACGGTCAGGAAATTCCTCAGGTCGACCGCTGATCCCAGGTACAAAGAACGAGCGAAGCGACCGGGGAAGCTTGACCCATTTAAAGCGTTTCTCGAAGAACGGGTGAAGGCGGCTCTGCCGCATCGGATTCCCGCGCCGGTGCTTGCTCGGGAGATCAAAAGCTTTGGCTACGATGGCGGCGAACGCACTGTCAGAACGTTTTTGGCGACCCTTTATTCCCGCATCACGCCGGAACCCGTTGTCCGGTTCGAAACGGAGCCAGGCAAGCAGATGCAAGCCGACTGGTGCGAACTGCGCAAGGGCAAGCACCCGCTGTACGCATTCGTTGGAACGCTTGGTTTCAGTAGAGATTCGTTCGTTGTCTTCACCACCAGCCAAGCGTTCGACGTCCTTCGGGAATGCCACGAGATGGCATTCTCCTTCTTCGGCGGGGTCCCGCGCGAAGTGCTCTATGACAACATGAAGACCGTCGTGCTGGAGCGAAACGCCTTCGGCGAGGGCAACCACCGTTTCCACACCGGCCTGTGGGACACGGCAAAGCATTTCGGGTACATCCCCCGGTTGTGCAAGCCGTACCGGGCCAAGACCAAGGGAAAGGTTGAGCGGTTCAACCGCTACCTGCGGTACAGCTTCTACTACCCGTTGGTTTCGCGCCTGAAGCAGGCAGGACTAACTCTCGATGTCGCAACCGCGAACATCGAGGTCAGAAAGTGGCTCAACGAAGTAGCCAACTGCCGCATCCATGGGGAGACCGGCGAACGCCCCTGCGATCGGCTCGAGATCGAGCGGTCAGCGATGCTGCCGCTGCCGCCAAGGCTTGCAGTCGAGCCGGACAAGCCGCAAGTCATTGCTGCCATGCCGTGGCCGGTTATTCCCCTTCAGCGCCCCGCCTCCTTCTACGATCAGATCCTTCAGGAGGGGCGGCTATGA
- the dinB gene encoding DNA polymerase IV: MSGGEPRQRTILHIDMNAFFASVEQQANPSLQGKPIAVVGSGRTVVTTASYEARAFGVKTGMNKWEALQACPHLILVVGDNRKYTHTSTQINRIFRDFTPEVETFSIDEAFLDVTGSLALFGSAETIACRIKALIRHRFGLTCSIGIAPNKLLAKLASDMKKPDGLTIIRPEEVTRLMEIIPIQDLCGIGVKTRKQLNSLGIQTCGELGRFPVEILRRTFGVIGDRLHLMGKGIDDSPVVPVEEAEEVKSVGHSMTLDRDLTARRDILKYLLQLSEMVGRRARRYGVAGKTVHLTIRYADFTTVGKQQTRNQATNSTEEIYAEAVKILDTFELLQPVRLLGVRITNLCYQREQLPLFEKERRKALATGAMDAVNNRYGDFSVTFGSLLDEEEKGSFVISPAWRPEGIRNVEVK, from the coding sequence GTGAGCGGGGGAGAGCCCAGGCAGCGAACCATCCTCCACATCGACATGAACGCCTTTTTCGCCAGTGTCGAACAGCAGGCGAACCCGAGCCTCCAGGGAAAACCCATCGCCGTTGTCGGCTCCGGCCGCACCGTGGTCACCACCGCCTCCTATGAGGCCCGGGCCTTCGGCGTCAAGACCGGCATGAACAAGTGGGAAGCGCTCCAGGCCTGCCCCCACCTCATCCTGGTCGTGGGTGACAACCGCAAATACACCCACACCTCCACCCAGATCAACCGGATCTTCCGGGACTTCACCCCGGAGGTGGAAACCTTCTCCATCGACGAAGCCTTCCTCGACGTCACCGGCTCCCTGGCGCTCTTCGGCTCCGCCGAAACCATCGCCTGCCGGATCAAGGCCCTGATCCGCCATCGTTTCGGCCTGACCTGCTCCATCGGCATCGCCCCCAACAAGCTCCTCGCCAAACTCGCCTCTGACATGAAAAAGCCCGACGGCCTCACCATCATCCGCCCGGAAGAGGTGACCCGCCTCATGGAGATCATCCCCATCCAGGACCTCTGCGGCATCGGCGTCAAGACCAGAAAACAGCTCAACAGCCTCGGCATCCAGACCTGTGGCGAGCTGGGGCGCTTCCCGGTGGAGATCTTGCGGCGCACATTCGGGGTGATCGGCGACCGGCTCCACCTCATGGGCAAGGGGATCGACGATTCCCCCGTGGTCCCCGTCGAGGAGGCCGAAGAGGTAAAGAGCGTCGGCCACTCCATGACCCTGGACAGGGACCTCACCGCTCGACGGGACATCCTCAAATACCTCCTCCAGCTCTCCGAGATGGTGGGCCGCCGGGCACGGCGCTACGGCGTTGCCGGCAAGACGGTCCATCTCACCATCCGCTATGCCGACTTCACCACCGTGGGCAAGCAGCAGACCCGGAACCAGGCCACTAACAGCACAGAGGAAATTTACGCCGAAGCGGTGAAGATCCTCGACACCTTTGAGCTGCTGCAGCCGGTGCGTCTTCTGGGGGTGCGGATCACGAACCTGTGCTACCAGCGGGAACAGTTGCCGCTCTTCGAGAAGGAACGGAGGAAGGCCCTTGCCACCGGGGCCATGGACGCGGTGAACAACAGGTATGGCGACTTCTCTGTCACCTTCGGGAGCCTCCTTGATGAAGAGGAGAAGGGGAGCTTCGTCATCTCCCCGGCCTGGCGGCCGGAGGGGATCAGGAATGTGGAGGTGAAGTGA
- the istB gene encoding IS21-like element ISGsu6 family helper ATPase IstB, with the protein MSDIQHQRMVTLCDDLKFLSVADVYTDLADAAAKQESSYIDYLEQVLKAENDVRQGRSRHTMAKLAGFPAIKTLEDYDFEFATGAPKQRILDLSAMAFLERRENVILLGPSGTGKTHLAIALGYRATQCGVKVRFISAADLMLQLESAQRQGRYKEVMRRSVLGPRLLIIDEIGYLPFSETQANLFFQVIAKRYETGSVILTSNLSFGEWEQAFGGNTALTSAMLDRLLHHAHVIQIRGDSYRLKEKRRAGILGQQLPTPQIDD; encoded by the coding sequence ATGAGCGACATCCAGCACCAGCGTATGGTCACGCTCTGCGATGATCTGAAGTTTCTGTCGGTGGCCGATGTCTACACCGACCTTGCAGATGCCGCGGCAAAGCAGGAATCCTCCTACATCGACTACCTTGAACAGGTACTCAAGGCCGAGAACGACGTCCGACAGGGACGCTCGCGCCACACAATGGCAAAGCTCGCCGGTTTTCCCGCGATCAAGACTCTCGAGGATTATGACTTTGAGTTCGCCACCGGCGCCCCGAAACAGCGAATTCTGGACCTGTCGGCGATGGCATTCCTCGAGCGCCGGGAGAATGTAATCCTGCTGGGTCCCAGCGGCACCGGAAAGACTCACCTCGCCATCGCGCTCGGCTACCGCGCTACTCAGTGCGGCGTGAAGGTACGCTTCATCTCCGCCGCCGACCTGATGCTGCAACTTGAAAGCGCCCAGCGGCAGGGGCGGTACAAGGAAGTAATGCGGCGCAGTGTCCTGGGGCCGAGACTGCTCATCATCGATGAGATCGGCTACCTCCCGTTCAGCGAAACGCAGGCGAATCTGTTCTTTCAGGTGATCGCCAAAAGGTACGAAACAGGTTCCGTCATCCTCACTTCGAACCTGAGCTTCGGGGAATGGGAACAAGCCTTCGGCGGCAATACGGCACTCACATCAGCTATGCTCGACCGACTGCTGCACCACGCCCATGTCATTCAGATCAGAGGTGACAGCTACCGGCTGAAAGAGAAGCGACGCGCAGGTATTCTCGGCCAGCAACTGCCGACACCTCAGATCGATGACTAA
- a CDS encoding chitobiase/beta-hexosaminidase C-terminal domain-containing protein, which yields MSLSYNSFLVGNTNNQLGTGWEIPSNHIQKNSNDTYSLILNGARHDLVDAGNGRYRTRIESYLKIEKKPCAANSSGEAWEVTAKDGTRYSFGITQDADNILYPGIPETPQGWRWSLDRITDTNGNAIYYSYVEDQGVVYPGRIEYNNDRQRVIEFTWEDRPDPVSLVDEGSAVTIAKRLSRIDVSVSGSLVKSIRLAYSPITPETPLSLLSSITKYGSDGVTSLPPTRFTYTQADAQTRLLETITSDLGGVTTIAYAPSSTCPNSSLPSNYWVVSSVTRDNGLPAGNSQRTIVTTGYACANGLFDVPSNEFRGFGMVTETHRDGTNIISQVIHTFNQDDALKGTEAQTLTTDAAGKPYIKTVNSWSATTADGVHNVTLDRVETFTYDGVAASPKQVVKDYQFDQFGNVTLEADYGDAAVSGDELFTFREYAQNENLWLLNRVKRLYSAATPGGAHLRESWFQYDGGDLNAVPVQGNLTREEHFLDSGENPVTTYRYDSYGNRIETIDPEGRATKVEYDADYHAFPVRVTNAKGQVTERQFDPAIGKPVLERDPNGAETVYVYDNFKRLMKVVKPGDTLAFPTTEINYNLDGSAPENVTVKAREQAGTANTLDTIQSVDGLGRVIQTRAEYQNPASQIVVDTFHDAMGRESGRSLPYLATASVGYSAPLATPKTVTEYDPIGRPLKVTNPDGTFSLRSYNHWSVTETNENSHLKQKWFDADGKLAQVAEVNGSETYLTRYGYNPLGELLTTTNHLGNTTTHSYDSLGRKTKVVDPDLGTRTSRYDRVGNIIATTDAKGIATRFTFDPLNRVTKVDYPNDPDISYVYDEGKVGALSRVTDALGTVAYTYDARLRKTGETRTMDGMTWTTSWAYDPMDRLTSQTYPDGQVTTFSYNGMGKLSAISGILSAIDYNQAGSETRRGYINGLATQFNYYPENFHLKRILTTNIQNFSYEYDYVGNVKKIVNATQPASPRTENFTYDPLNRLLMAEDAGAGGYRKDYLYNPIGNMLTETSVQNGTTSMAQYTYGEAGAGPHAVTGKTDQKPIVALFSLNNGQPYTTTRQVTLSNVTIGNPSEFLASESPEFAGASWQPYGTAISYTLTGDPGKKTVYFKVRRNGIESTYKIAEIEYLSADVDSDGIPDAYDNDSNNDGFPDAWANRYALVGTIDSQADPDGDSWNNQREYQQGTDPTKADNPQMDSSSDNYVLKRASFSQTGAAQLSDSYILRDSLQQVGFNQGGGQRESENYALNDALGRQTGYLGLADSDGDGIADIVDDDDDNDGMPDVWEAANGLNPHDRADAQADPDGDGMVNLQEYLKGTKPILADSDSDGLSDYLEVYVFHTTANGSDPFISADSDGDGLPDASDTDPAHYNVIAISEGYTLRHGNFSAGSAQRSSETYSTRDRLGNGEAGVSLSVNSGAHLKPIALDFGTYTGSVKTMRLTVTNAGSESIDLGSLTTTGINPYEFTVVANGCSGKSMAAASTCTVDVQFVPSYSGAKSAQVEIPTSDSNTPLLSAQLTGVAAGMSDSQSPIGSVVVDDGRTFTRSTTVSLKLTAKDASGASEMCVSNDNVCSRWEPYIGTKEWVIPAGDGPKTVHAWYRDKLGNATTAPLNATITLDTVSPTVNLSLRSGIYNSGQTVTLTTSEPATIYYTLNGTNPTTASSVYSKPILVSGNAILKLVAIDLAGNASSVQTEQFVVDTTGPSLSVTAPVAGSWTSLSTVELTGKTTDGTRVSRLTINGVSVPLAYDGSFSQSLTLLPGLNQINTAAVDEAGNQTIDSRVVGLDQQAPSIAISLPVSGETVCGPSYIIKGTAGDGNGSGIQRVEVSTDGGQSWRVASGTTNWSFDWQLPEPGAVSIKARATDAAGNTGNATGANITVRAGYRLDITINGTGKGAITGPSVGISCNSTCGGFYESGSTITLTAEPDYSLFTGWSGACSGTGNCIISLQSNTTVTATFTKDDTHVVRLDSPSPLYYSTIQAAYNAAPSNSTIQIWGINLTEACVLNRNISVMLKGGYDDQYSGNAGVTTINGSLTIFNGSVVVEKLVIR from the coding sequence TTGTCCCTTTCCTACAACAGCTTCCTTGTTGGCAACACCAACAACCAGTTAGGCACTGGCTGGGAAATTCCTTCCAACCACATCCAGAAAAACAGCAACGACACATACTCCCTCATCCTGAACGGCGCCAGGCATGACTTGGTTGATGCCGGGAACGGCCGCTACCGCACCAGAATCGAATCGTACCTGAAGATCGAGAAGAAACCCTGCGCTGCAAACAGTTCCGGCGAAGCTTGGGAGGTGACTGCCAAGGACGGCACCAGATATTCCTTCGGCATCACGCAGGATGCGGACAACATTCTCTACCCCGGCATTCCGGAGACCCCCCAGGGGTGGCGCTGGAGCCTGGACAGGATCACCGACACGAACGGCAACGCCATCTATTATTCCTACGTGGAAGACCAGGGAGTCGTCTATCCCGGCAGGATCGAATACAACAACGACCGGCAGCGGGTCATTGAATTTACTTGGGAAGACCGGCCCGACCCGGTTTCGCTGGTGGATGAAGGCTCCGCAGTCACCATCGCTAAACGGTTGAGCAGGATCGACGTCTCGGTCAGCGGCAGCCTGGTGAAGAGTATCAGGCTGGCATATTCCCCCATAACCCCGGAAACGCCGCTATCGCTCCTTTCCAGCATCACCAAATACGGCTCTGATGGCGTCACCTCACTGCCGCCGACCCGGTTCACCTACACACAGGCCGATGCCCAGACCAGGTTGCTGGAGACGATCACCAGTGACCTGGGGGGTGTTACCACTATTGCCTATGCCCCTTCCTCCACCTGCCCGAACAGCAGCCTCCCCTCCAACTACTGGGTGGTGTCATCGGTGACTAGGGACAATGGCTTGCCGGCCGGCAACTCCCAGAGGACCATTGTGACCACCGGTTATGCCTGTGCGAACGGGCTGTTCGACGTTCCTTCCAACGAATTTCGCGGCTTCGGCATGGTGACGGAAACCCATCGGGATGGCACGAACATAATCTCGCAAGTCATCCATACCTTCAACCAGGACGATGCCCTGAAAGGGACCGAAGCCCAGACGCTGACGACGGATGCCGCCGGCAAACCGTACATCAAAACCGTGAACAGTTGGTCGGCGACCACAGCCGACGGTGTCCATAATGTGACCCTCGACCGGGTGGAGACCTTCACCTATGACGGTGTGGCGGCAAGCCCGAAGCAGGTGGTGAAAGACTACCAGTTCGACCAGTTCGGCAACGTGACCCTGGAGGCAGATTATGGCGATGCTGCTGTCAGTGGCGACGAGCTGTTCACCTTCCGGGAATACGCCCAGAACGAGAACCTCTGGCTGCTGAATAGGGTAAAACGCCTCTACAGCGCCGCAACGCCCGGCGGGGCGCACCTGCGGGAGAGCTGGTTCCAGTACGACGGAGGCGATCTGAATGCGGTGCCGGTGCAGGGGAACCTCACACGGGAGGAGCATTTCCTGGATAGCGGCGAGAACCCGGTAACCACCTACCGCTACGACAGCTATGGCAACCGCATTGAGACCATCGACCCCGAGGGGCGGGCGACGAAGGTGGAGTACGATGCGGACTACCATGCCTTCCCGGTGCGGGTGACCAATGCCAAGGGGCAGGTGACGGAGCGGCAGTTCGACCCAGCCATCGGCAAGCCGGTGCTGGAGAGAGACCCGAACGGCGCCGAGACGGTGTACGTCTATGACAACTTCAAGCGGCTGATGAAGGTGGTCAAGCCGGGTGACACTCTCGCCTTCCCGACGACGGAGATCAATTACAACCTGGACGGCAGCGCCCCGGAGAACGTGACCGTGAAGGCCCGCGAACAGGCGGGCACGGCCAATACGCTGGATACTATCCAGTCGGTGGACGGCCTCGGCCGGGTCATCCAGACCAGGGCCGAATACCAGAACCCGGCATCCCAGATTGTGGTCGATACCTTCCACGACGCTATGGGGCGCGAGTCGGGGCGCTCCCTGCCATACCTCGCCACCGCAAGCGTCGGTTATTCTGCTCCTCTGGCGACACCGAAGACGGTGACCGAGTATGACCCCATTGGGCGGCCGCTAAAGGTAACTAATCCCGACGGGACCTTTAGCCTGCGCAGTTACAACCACTGGTCCGTCACGGAAACCAACGAGAACAGCCACCTGAAGCAGAAGTGGTTCGATGCGGACGGCAAACTGGCGCAGGTGGCGGAGGTGAACGGCAGCGAGACCTATCTCACCCGCTACGGCTACAATCCGCTGGGGGAGCTGCTGACGACCACCAATCACCTGGGGAACACCACCACCCACAGCTACGACTCCCTGGGAAGGAAGACGAAAGTGGTGGATCCTGATCTCGGCACACGGACATCCCGTTACGACCGGGTCGGCAATATCATCGCCACCACCGATGCAAAGGGGATTGCCACGAGGTTCACGTTCGACCCCCTGAACCGGGTGACGAAGGTCGATTACCCGAACGATCCGGACATTAGCTACGTCTATGACGAAGGGAAAGTTGGTGCCCTGTCGCGGGTGACCGACGCTCTGGGCACGGTCGCCTACACCTACGACGCGCGGCTGCGCAAGACCGGCGAAACCCGCACAATGGACGGCATGACCTGGACGACCTCGTGGGCGTACGACCCTATGGACCGCCTGACGAGCCAGACCTACCCGGACGGCCAGGTGACGACCTTCTCCTACAACGGCATGGGGAAACTGTCGGCAATCTCCGGAATTCTCAGCGCCATCGATTACAACCAGGCAGGGAGCGAAACGCGGCGTGGCTACATTAACGGCCTCGCGACCCAGTTCAATTACTACCCGGAAAACTTCCACCTGAAGCGGATTCTCACGACGAACATTCAGAACTTCAGTTACGAATACGACTATGTGGGCAATGTGAAGAAGATCGTCAACGCCACGCAGCCTGCATCGCCGCGCACCGAGAACTTCACCTACGATCCGCTCAACCGGCTGCTGATGGCCGAGGATGCCGGCGCCGGCGGCTACCGGAAGGATTACCTCTACAACCCCATCGGCAACATGCTGACCGAAACCAGCGTGCAGAACGGGACCACCAGCATGGCCCAGTACACCTATGGGGAAGCAGGCGCAGGCCCCCATGCGGTGACCGGCAAGACGGACCAGAAACCGATCGTGGCCCTGTTCTCCCTCAACAACGGCCAGCCGTACACCACCACCCGGCAGGTGACTCTCAGCAACGTCACCATCGGCAACCCGAGCGAGTTCTTGGCCAGCGAGTCACCAGAATTCGCCGGAGCCAGCTGGCAGCCATACGGAACCGCCATTTCCTACACACTCACCGGCGATCCGGGGAAGAAGACAGTTTACTTCAAAGTCCGCAGGAACGGCATTGAGTCGACCTACAAAATCGCCGAGATCGAGTATCTGTCGGCCGATGTCGACAGCGACGGCATCCCAGACGCCTATGACAACGACAGCAACAACGACGGCTTCCCCGATGCCTGGGCCAACCGTTATGCCCTGGTAGGCACGATCGATTCCCAGGCTGACCCGGATGGCGATAGCTGGAACAACCAGCGCGAGTACCAGCAGGGAACCGACCCGACCAAGGCCGACAACCCCCAGATGGACAGCAGCAGTGATAATTACGTACTGAAGCGGGCCAGCTTCTCGCAAACTGGTGCGGCACAGCTGAGCGACAGCTACATCCTGCGCGACTCCCTGCAGCAGGTCGGGTTCAACCAGGGGGGCGGGCAACGCGAGAGCGAAAACTATGCTCTGAACGATGCGCTTGGCCGGCAGACAGGTTACCTGGGGCTTGCTGACAGCGATGGCGATGGCATCGCCGATATCGTTGACGATGACGACGACAACGACGGCATGCCCGATGTCTGGGAGGCAGCGAACGGGTTGAATCCCCACGACCGGGCCGATGCCCAGGCTGATCCCGATGGCGACGGGATGGTCAACCTCCAGGAATATCTGAAGGGGACGAAGCCCATTCTGGCAGACTCGGACAGTGACGGTTTGAGTGACTACCTGGAAGTATATGTCTTCCACACAACTGCAAATGGCAGTGATCCTTTTATCAGTGCAGACAGTGACGGCGACGGGCTCCCCGATGCCAGCGACACCGATCCTGCTCATTACAACGTAATCGCGATCAGTGAAGGATACACACTGCGACACGGGAATTTCAGTGCAGGTTCAGCACAGAGGAGCAGCGAAACGTACTCCACAAGGGACAGGCTCGGAAACGGGGAAGCGGGAGTATCGTTATCAGTTAACAGCGGGGCACACTTAAAGCCAATCGCGCTGGATTTCGGAACTTATACTGGCAGTGTTAAAACGATGCGGTTGACTGTTACCAATGCCGGATCAGAAAGCATAGACCTTGGCAGTCTGACAACAACCGGGATTAACCCCTATGAGTTTACTGTAGTCGCGAACGGGTGCTCTGGAAAGAGTATGGCTGCGGCGTCGACCTGCACGGTAGATGTTCAGTTTGTTCCCTCCTATTCCGGCGCCAAAAGTGCACAGGTGGAGATACCAACTTCCGACAGCAATACCCCACTTCTATCGGCACAACTCACGGGTGTCGCCGCTGGTATGAGTGACAGTCAGTCGCCGATTGGTTCTGTAGTCGTAGATGATGGGCGAACGTTTACAAGAAGTACTACAGTTTCACTGAAACTCACTGCAAAAGATGCCAGCGGCGCCTCTGAAATGTGCGTCAGCAATGACAATGTTTGTTCGAGGTGGGAACCTTATATCGGGACAAAGGAATGGGTAATACCGGCAGGGGACGGCCCGAAGACGGTTCATGCCTGGTATCGCGACAAGTTAGGCAATGCTACAACTGCACCGTTGAACGCGACAATAACCCTTGACACAGTAAGCCCGACAGTCAACCTCTCTTTGCGGAGCGGGATATACAACTCTGGCCAAACTGTTACGCTCACGACCAGCGAGCCTGCAACCATCTACTATACGCTCAACGGCACGAACCCGACGACCGCATCGTCAGTCTATTCAAAACCGATACTTGTGAGTGGTAACGCGATACTGAAACTTGTCGCCATTGATCTTGCTGGCAATGCCAGCTCTGTACAAACGGAACAGTTTGTCGTCGATACAACTGGCCCATCCTTGTCGGTGACAGCTCCGGTTGCAGGGTCATGGACAAGCTTGTCGACGGTGGAATTAACAGGCAAGACCACGGACGGAACACGAGTAAGTCGGTTAACGATTAACGGGGTCAGTGTGCCACTTGCTTATGATGGGTCCTTTTCGCAGTCACTTACTCTCTTGCCGGGACTTAACCAGATAAATACTGCTGCGGTGGATGAGGCTGGTAATCAAACAATAGACTCCCGAGTAGTGGGCCTTGATCAGCAGGCACCATCAATAGCCATAAGCCTCCCTGTCTCTGGAGAGACAGTTTGCGGGCCGAGTTATATCATCAAGGGGACAGCTGGTGATGGCAATGGGAGCGGTATCCAGAGGGTTGAGGTGTCAACCGACGGTGGCCAGAGCTGGAGAGTGGCAAGCGGGACGACAAACTGGAGCTTCGACTGGCAACTGCCCGAGCCAGGGGCTGTCAGCATCAAAGCTCGCGCCACCGATGCTGCCGGAAATACCGGCAATGCAACTGGCGCTAACATAACAGTCCGTGCGGGCTATCGCCTTGACATCACTATTAACGGTACTGGTAAGGGTGCAATCACCGGTCCTTCGGTCGGTATTTCCTGTAACAGCACCTGCGGAGGGTTCTACGAAAGCGGCTCAACCATCACCCTTACGGCAGAACCGGACTATTCGTTGTTCACTGGCTGGTCAGGGGCATGCTCGGGTACCGGAAACTGTATTATTTCGCTCCAGTCGAATACCACAGTGACGGCTACTTTCACGAAAGATGATACGCACGTTGTGCGTCTAGATAGTCCGTCGCCCTTGTATTATTCGACTATTCAGGCGGCTTATAATGCTGCTCCATCGAACAGCACTATACAGATATGGGGAATAAACCTGACAGAAGCATGTGTTCTCAACAGGAACATTTCGGTGATGCTAAAAGGCGGTTACGATGACCAGTACTCCGGAAATGCTGGCGTCACAACAATAAATGGAAGCCTCACAATTTTCAATGGATCTGTAGTGGTAGAGAAGTTAGTGATCAGGTGA